The genomic stretch CACGCAGATAAAACCCACAACCTCGCCGTCTCGGGTAGCCACCCACGTGGTGGTTGAGCGGGGATCGGCCAGCAGGGCTTCCCAGTAGTCGCGGCGCTCTGCAAGATAACCGCGGTAGACGGAGTCGTCAATGCCCCCTGATGTTGCCGCTTTCCAACTTTGCGTCTCGATGGTCTCGAGGGCGGGCGCATCAAGCACTGTTGCTGGTCGAATACGAATGCTCATGGTGCCACGCTAGCACGCCACTTTTCGCCGGAGCAGCTGACCGTTCCTTGGTCATGTGTGGGAGCTGGCGGGGAGGTTGTGGAAAACTCCGGCGCGGGTATAGCTGGCACACTAGGTTTGGGATATGAGATGTCAACGACGGCGTTTTCGCGCCTTGCGTGTAGGCGCGGGGTTGGTGTGTGCTGCTGCAGTGTTGGCTGCCTGCGGTGGGGCTGATCCTGCTGATGGCGGTGGGTCGGGGAGTCCTGCGACCGGTGGTTCGGCTGCGCCGACTGAGGAATATACGATTCCGCCGCGCCCGCAGGTGACTCCACCGAGCGAGCCTGTACTGACTGGGGTCGAGCTCGAAGATGCGGCCGTGCTGGCTGAGTATTACTTAGAGCTATATCCGTATGTGAATCAGACGGGCGATACTGCCGAGTGGGAGAAGTATGCCCATCCGGAGTGTGAATACTGTCAGAGAGTTCTTAAGGACGTTGAGGAAGATAATCGCACTGGAGTTTGGGGGGAATTGACTCTTGGGATTAAGGATTCCGTGTGGTTCTATACGACAAACGGAAACGTCGATTATCGCATCGATTTCCTCACCGACAGAAGCGATTACATCATCTATGAGATCGAAGGCAGTGAGACTATTCCTGCTGCCGAGCACACTGTGGTCATCGGTGTGTCAATCGTCGACAATGAGCTTAAAGTTAAGACCTTCGACATTATCGACAGCTCCCATTTCGGTCAGGAAGAGCTGCCGTGAAGATACTTGCCTTAATAGCCGTTTCAACACTTTTGATGGCTTACGGTATGCCGGATGACCAAAGAGGAAACTGGTCAGTCCAAACATCTGGTGACACGGTCGTCGTCGTGGGGGAGCACGCTGCCGGTGGCAATCGCTCGACGCCGCGCACTCCGACCAGGTCGCCGAAGTCGCCAAACGCGGCCTACATGGGAGCGGTCGATGCACCGCGCGGGAGTGTGAGCGCCTTGGAGTCGGTGAGTGTGGATGAGTTGTGTCGGTCGTATGCATTCCAACATTCTGGTGCGTTGCCTGGTGCGTTGCCGAATTGGCAGATGTCCGGCCCGCTCGCTGAATATTGCATGAACCGTGGCAGTGAGCCTGCCGCAGACCCGGCCACGGACGGGGAGGATGCTGAAGAGGCGGCTCCGGTGGTGTCGGCGGCTGATGTGGGTTTTATGTGCGTGACCATGCCCAGCAGATCATTGACGGAGGCACTTTGACTTTCCAGCCGGCCTCGGGCGAAGTGCTTATCAATAAGGACGTGTATTTCGCGTCGTCGGCACGGGCGTATGAAGCGCCGGTCAATGTGCTGGGTGTGTCGGGGACGTTGCGGTTGACCCCGGTTGGTTTTCAATGGTCGTTGGGTGATGGGACGACTTTTTCAACGGTGAGCCCCGGTGGGGTGTGGCCTGATGGTGATGTGCGCGGGATCTACCACGAGCCGGGTGTGTTCCAGCCAAGTGTGCGGATTGGTTGGCGGGTTGAGGTGCGTGCTGATGGTGGGCAGTGGTTCACCGTGCCAGGCCTGGGTTATACGGTCGTCTACGGAAATCCACTCACCGCAGTAGAGGCCGAAGCAGTCCTCGTCCCTATTCCCTAATCAGCACCGGCAAAGCTGGCTCCGAACACGTTGCCCTCCCAGTGAACTAGAGTTGACGGTATGAATGAAACGATCCGCACTCAGTTAGCCCACCGCACAATCCGTGAATTCACTGCCGAACCGATCCCCGAAGAAACAATGCAGACGCTTTTTGACGTGGCAATGCGTACGTCCACATCGAGAGGATTCCAACAGGCTGCTTTCATCCGGGTCAAAGATCAAAGCAAACGTGACGAACTCGCCCGCATCGGCAACCAGCCATATATTGCGCGGGCTCCGGAGCTACTCGTTGGAATTGCGGACGTACGCAGAGCTATCCGGATTCTTGACGAACGCGGAGCAGACACAGCACAAGCCGCAAACATGTCAGCCTTCCGGGAAGCGTTTACTGACACGCTGCTCATGATCCAGAACATGTCAGTCGCTGCTGAATCGCTCGGCCTGGGAGTCACACATTTGGGGTCTGTGCTCAATGACTACGCTGCCACCATCAAAGTTTTGGAACTACCGAAGTACACGTTCCCCGTACTAGGCATGATCCTCGGATATCCGAACCAGGATCCGCAGCTCAAACCACGCATGGCGGCTACCTTGCGCGTACATACGGACACCTATCAGGAACCCGAGTCCTGGACTGACGCTCTGGCAGACTACGACGAAGAAATGCACACCTACTACGATCTACGCGAAGCCAACCGCCGGGTGGATCGTTTCACCGACCAGATCGTCCGAAAATTCATTGAAGCACCATCTGAACGCAACCCTCTGCCACATATCCAGGCCCAGGGATTTGACCTCGGACTATAGCTCAAACTCGCACAACAGAGATCCCGGAAACTAACGGGCGCGGTTGCCACACCAGACGCGCTGACCGCACAAGGAGAGAGACCATGTACCACCACACATTCCAACAGGAAATTATTGAGTCAACGGGCGTGAAACCGCAGATCGATCCGGGTGAAGAAGTTGAACGCCGCGTACAAATCCTGTGCGACTATTTGCTGAGCACCGGAGCACGAGGCTTCACGCTCGGAATTTCCGGGGGAGTGGATTCCACGTTGGCTGGCCGGCTGGCACAGCTCGCCGTCGAGAAGTTGCACGACGCCGGGCACGCGGCCACGTTTATCGCCGTCAGGCTCCCGTATGGTGAGCAAGCAGACGAGGCCGACGCCGCTGAGGCCATGCGCTGGGTGGCAGCAGAGCGCGAAGTGACGATCAACATCAAGAGTGCCACGGACGCGCTCAGTGCCGAATACGAGGCGGGCCTCGGCGAGCAGATCACCGATTACAACAAGGGGAACGTCAAAGCTCGCATGCGTATGATCGCCCAATACGCCATCGCAGGTGATCACGGCCTGATCGTGCTCGGCTCCGACCACGGAGCAGAAAAGGTGACCGGCTACTTCACGAAGTTTGGCGACGGCGGAGCAGACATCATGCCACTGTCCGGGCTTAATAAGCGCCAGATCAAAGCCATCTTGCAACATCTAGGTGCGCCCGAACCGCTGTGGCAGAAAGTTCCTACGGCAGACTTGCTTGACGGCCAACCTTTGCGCACGGACGAAGACGAGCTTGGCGTCACCTATGACGAGATCGACGACTACCTTGAAGGCAAGCCGATCGATCCGGCGTCGGCGGAGAACATCGAACAAAAGTGGGTGCGCGGGCGGCACAAGAGGACCACGCCCGTCGAAGTGAATGACACCTGGTGGCGCTAAAACATTGAAAGGTATGCAATGGAAGAATTGCTCACGTCGTCCCCGCTCATGACACTTTTCCTCGTGGTTGCCCTCGGCGGCATCCTCGGGATCATTCCGTTCGGGAAACTTAAATTTGGTGCGGCAGGAGCCCTTTTCGTCGGCCTGTTCATCGGCAACATCGCTCCCGAGCTCGGCGAGTCCATGGCTCTCGTCCAAAGCCTCGGGCTGGCGCTGTTCGTCTACATGGTTGGCTTATCGGCCGGGCAGACCTTCTTCCATGACCTGAAAAAGCATTACAAAATCATGTTCGCCGCCGTGGGTGCAATTGCGCTGGCAGCGGTTGCGACCGTCGTCGTCGGCCCACTGTTTGGACTCACCCCCGAACTGTCCGTGGGCGTCTTCGCTGGTTCGCTCACGAACACGCCAGGGCTTGCCGCTGCCACCGCAGTCACCGGCACGGCAGAACCAGGAGTCGGCTACTCGCTCGGCTACCCGATGGGCGTGTTCGTCGGAATCGTGGCCGTCTCGCTCATCGTGTCACGGCGCTGGCCGGAACCCAACGACACGCCGTCGTATGCCGGGCAATCCCTCACTGCCGTCACGGCCGTCGTCGAAAACTCGCTACCCGTGCGGCAGATCCCTGGCTGGCAAGAACAGCTCGTGCGCGCCTCATATCTTTACCGTAATGGCCGCACGCGCGTTGTCAGCCCCGGCGAAGAACTGGAGCCCGAAGATCAAATCGTGATCGTTGGCATGGACAACGACGTGAAGCAGGCAGTGGACGCGATCGGGCACGCCCAACCCGAACACCTCGCCGACGATCGCTCCCGAGTCGACTTCCGAGCATTCATCATTTCCGATAAAGATCTGGCTGGTCAGACGGTTGCCGAACTCAACATGCCAGGCCGCTTCGGTGCGGTCATCACCCGTATCCACCGCGGTGACTTCGAACTACTCGCCTCAGATTTCGAACGACTAGAAATCGGTGATCGGGTCATGGTGGCCTTCCCACGCTCCGAACACCAAAACCTAGAGAAATTCTTTGGTAACTCCGAACGAACGGTCTCACAAGTCGACGCCGTCGCCCTCGGCTTGGGAATGGTGCTCGGCCTGCTCCTTGGAATGGTGGAAGTGAGCCTGCCAGGCGGCGGAACATTCAGCCTCGGCTCAGCGGCAGGCCCGCTCATCGTCGGCATGATCCTGGGATACCTCCGCAGAACAGGCCCGCTCGTGTGGCAACTGCCAATGGCAGCCAACGAGACGATTCGCCAGCTCGGCCTACTCCTCTTCCTTGCCGCCGTGGGAATCGCCTCCGGGCCCGCCTTCGTTGACACGGCCTTCTCCATGACCGGGCTCCGCGCGCTCGCAGTTGGCGCGATCATCGCAATAATCGTTTTGGCCGTCATCGCCGTGGCAGGCAGGCTCCTCGGTGTGAGCGCGCAACGCACGGCCGGCACCATGGCCGGCGCCTTCGGCCAACCCGCCATCCTGTCCTACGCCCAAGCGAAAGAAAACGACGAGCGCA from Trueperella bialowiezensis encodes the following:
- a CDS encoding DUF6318 family protein, whose protein sequence is MRCQRRRFRALRVGAGLVCAAAVLAACGGADPADGGGSGSPATGGSAAPTEEYTIPPRPQVTPPSEPVLTGVELEDAAVLAEYYLELYPYVNQTGDTAEWEKYAHPECEYCQRVLKDVEEDNRTGVWGELTLGIKDSVWFYTTNGNVDYRIDFLTDRSDYIIYEIEGSETIPAAEHTVVIGVSIVDNELKVKTFDIIDSSHFGQEELP
- a CDS encoding aspartate:alanine exchanger family transporter, with protein sequence MEELLTSSPLMTLFLVVALGGILGIIPFGKLKFGAAGALFVGLFIGNIAPELGESMALVQSLGLALFVYMVGLSAGQTFFHDLKKHYKIMFAAVGAIALAAVATVVVGPLFGLTPELSVGVFAGSLTNTPGLAAATAVTGTAEPGVGYSLGYPMGVFVGIVAVSLIVSRRWPEPNDTPSYAGQSLTAVTAVVENSLPVRQIPGWQEQLVRASYLYRNGRTRVVSPGEELEPEDQIVIVGMDNDVKQAVDAIGHAQPEHLADDRSRVDFRAFIISDKDLAGQTVAELNMPGRFGAVITRIHRGDFELLASDFERLEIGDRVMVAFPRSEHQNLEKFFGNSERTVSQVDAVALGLGMVLGLLLGMVEVSLPGGGTFSLGSAAGPLIVGMILGYLRRTGPLVWQLPMAANETIRQLGLLLFLAAVGIASGPAFVDTAFSMTGLRALAVGAIIAIIVLAVIAVAGRLLGVSAQRTAGTMAGAFGQPAILSYAQAKENDERIESGYASVFALAMIIKILLVYVILAV
- the nadE gene encoding ammonia-dependent NAD(+) synthetase, translating into MYHHTFQQEIIESTGVKPQIDPGEEVERRVQILCDYLLSTGARGFTLGISGGVDSTLAGRLAQLAVEKLHDAGHAATFIAVRLPYGEQADEADAAEAMRWVAAEREVTINIKSATDALSAEYEAGLGEQITDYNKGNVKARMRMIAQYAIAGDHGLIVLGSDHGAEKVTGYFTKFGDGGADIMPLSGLNKRQIKAILQHLGAPEPLWQKVPTADLLDGQPLRTDEDELGVTYDEIDDYLEGKPIDPASAENIEQKWVRGRHKRTTPVEVNDTWWR
- a CDS encoding NADPH-dependent oxidoreductase, whose protein sequence is MNETIRTQLAHRTIREFTAEPIPEETMQTLFDVAMRTSTSRGFQQAAFIRVKDQSKRDELARIGNQPYIARAPELLVGIADVRRAIRILDERGADTAQAANMSAFREAFTDTLLMIQNMSVAAESLGLGVTHLGSVLNDYAATIKVLELPKYTFPVLGMILGYPNQDPQLKPRMAATLRVHTDTYQEPESWTDALADYDEEMHTYYDLREANRRVDRFTDQIVRKFIEAPSERNPLPHIQAQGFDLGL